The Neoarius graeffei isolate fNeoGra1 chromosome 10, fNeoGra1.pri, whole genome shotgun sequence genome has a segment encoding these proteins:
- the golm1 gene encoding Golgi membrane protein 1 isoform X1 encodes MMGALVNVRRGSRSPPLLVVALVSCIILFGFNYWVSSSRNVELQTRLLELEEAMRRVSTEKTREQVGRSQAEEQVRRQTEQLALLEGAHQRRQQSAQNVWQQEKVHETLLLNISLTARNVQDMKNQMKSLREDLSKVQKQLQSCENNMNTLNKKLTYDMTQCNTQILAQKEECNERVAAAKQETQKKYGKRSSAASVDRPVIDSTQKIVMSKLVSEVLPGNDMTKSAGGPPKTEAAPGTKPKTDDHRETNELPQDKAVLTMNDSYKLEFLSTPSLPSQNSTQKSLAKNMEEVMDMNEGDLKNEDDLFDDAAAIKAKEDDAIEYDNEGEIEKRLSKLKDDKAAGQEFEEEEADYNGNDENEPEFEADKQAELAEI; translated from the exons ATGATGGGAGCACTGGTGAACGTCCGGAGAGGAAGTCGCTCTCCGCCTTTGCTCGTGGTCGCCCTCGTCTCTTGCATCATCCTGTTCGGCTTCAACTACTGGGTGTCCAGCTCAAGAAACGTGGAGCTTCAG ACTAGGCTGCTGGAGCTGGAGGAAGCCATGCGGCGGGTGTCGACCGAGAAGACACGGGAGCAGGTGGGCCGGAGCCAAGCGGAGGAACAAGTACGCAGGCAAACGGAACAACTGGCCCTCTTGGAGGGGGCTCACCAGAGACGGCAGCAGAGCGCCCAGAACGTGTGGCAACAAGAGAAGGTACAT GAGACTCTCCTGCTCAACATCTCTCTGACTGCTAGAAATGTTCAGGATATGAAAA ACCAGATGAAGAGTCTGCGCGAGGACCTCAGTAAGGTGCAGAAGCAGCTGCAGTCGTGCGAGAACAACATGAACACACTGAATAAGAAACTCACCTACGATAT gactcAGTGTAACACACAGATATTAGCCCAGAAGGAAGAGTGTAATGAAAGGGTCGCAGCAGCCAAACAGGAGACGCAGAAGAAGTACGGGAAGCGAAGTTCAGCAGCATCTGTTGATCGG CCTGTCATTGACTCCACTCAGAAAATAGTCATGTCTAAACTCGTGTCAGAAGTGCTCCCTGGAAACGACATGACGAAAAGCGCTGGAGGACCTCCGAAGACAGAAGCAGCTCCAGGAACAAAGCCCAAAACCGACGACCACCGTGAAACCAATGAGTTACCACAAGATAAAG CTGTTCTAACCATGAATGATTCATACAAGCTGGAGTTTCTGTCCACCCCATCACTGCCCAGTCAGAACAGCACCCAGAAAAGCCTGGCCAAAAATATGGAAGAAGTGATGGACATGAATGAAGGAGATTTGAAGAATGAAG ATGATCTGTTTGACGATGCAGCGGCCATTAAAGCGAAGGAAGACGACGCCATTGAATACGACAACGAAGGCGAGATTGAGAAACGGCTGTCTAAACTAAAAG
- the golm1 gene encoding Golgi membrane protein 1 isoform X2: MMGALVNVRRGSRSPPLLVVALVSCIILFGFNYWVSSSRNVELQTRLLELEEAMRRVSTEKTREQVGRSQAEEQVRRQTEQLALLEGAHQRRQQSAQNVWQQEKETLLLNISLTARNVQDMKNQMKSLREDLSKVQKQLQSCENNMNTLNKKLTYDMTQCNTQILAQKEECNERVAAAKQETQKKYGKRSSAASVDRPVIDSTQKIVMSKLVSEVLPGNDMTKSAGGPPKTEAAPGTKPKTDDHRETNELPQDKAVLTMNDSYKLEFLSTPSLPSQNSTQKSLAKNMEEVMDMNEGDLKNEDDLFDDAAAIKAKEDDAIEYDNEGEIEKRLSKLKDDKAAGQEFEEEEADYNGNDENEPEFEADKQAELAEI, from the exons ATGATGGGAGCACTGGTGAACGTCCGGAGAGGAAGTCGCTCTCCGCCTTTGCTCGTGGTCGCCCTCGTCTCTTGCATCATCCTGTTCGGCTTCAACTACTGGGTGTCCAGCTCAAGAAACGTGGAGCTTCAG ACTAGGCTGCTGGAGCTGGAGGAAGCCATGCGGCGGGTGTCGACCGAGAAGACACGGGAGCAGGTGGGCCGGAGCCAAGCGGAGGAACAAGTACGCAGGCAAACGGAACAACTGGCCCTCTTGGAGGGGGCTCACCAGAGACGGCAGCAGAGCGCCCAGAACGTGTGGCAACAAGAGAAG GAGACTCTCCTGCTCAACATCTCTCTGACTGCTAGAAATGTTCAGGATATGAAAA ACCAGATGAAGAGTCTGCGCGAGGACCTCAGTAAGGTGCAGAAGCAGCTGCAGTCGTGCGAGAACAACATGAACACACTGAATAAGAAACTCACCTACGATAT gactcAGTGTAACACACAGATATTAGCCCAGAAGGAAGAGTGTAATGAAAGGGTCGCAGCAGCCAAACAGGAGACGCAGAAGAAGTACGGGAAGCGAAGTTCAGCAGCATCTGTTGATCGG CCTGTCATTGACTCCACTCAGAAAATAGTCATGTCTAAACTCGTGTCAGAAGTGCTCCCTGGAAACGACATGACGAAAAGCGCTGGAGGACCTCCGAAGACAGAAGCAGCTCCAGGAACAAAGCCCAAAACCGACGACCACCGTGAAACCAATGAGTTACCACAAGATAAAG CTGTTCTAACCATGAATGATTCATACAAGCTGGAGTTTCTGTCCACCCCATCACTGCCCAGTCAGAACAGCACCCAGAAAAGCCTGGCCAAAAATATGGAAGAAGTGATGGACATGAATGAAGGAGATTTGAAGAATGAAG ATGATCTGTTTGACGATGCAGCGGCCATTAAAGCGAAGGAAGACGACGCCATTGAATACGACAACGAAGGCGAGATTGAGAAACGGCTGTCTAAACTAAAAG